gtTATTGGGAGAGAACAGTCATTTATACGGGGACCTCCTACATACTTGGCCTACTTATAATGTTACTTCCTAATAGTTCTACTACAAGAACGATGCAGAACCAATGGAGATCCTTCTATTATTGAGTCTGTACCAGATTGAAGTTAGTGAAGTTAGATGGAGTTGAGTCGTGGCTTGAATTCAAATATACTGATGAGGTGTCTCCACGATATAAGTGGACTGTGTTTCTGATACTGATGAAATTCTTCAGCACCTTATTTCTTATTTACATGATGTGTTAGGTAATCAGTTACATGACTAAAACACGTCATATCCTGAGTGCCTTTGCTTATTACTGCTTGTCTATCCAGGCCGAATGAGCATGCTAAAGGTCTTCAATGGGAAGTTTCCCCCTAGATTCGTTTTTTGGGCCAAATACTGTTCATTGAGTCAAATATGAAGCCGATTGCGTCATCCCATGCCCTTCTCTTTGTCATATTATAAGATTATGGATGTCAAAATGTTGGCTGTTCCTCGCTGAGAAACCTTGAATTGGCGAGAAGAAAAAACTTAAGTAGGATTCATAATCCATGTTCTTGGGATGCACTAAAAAGTTCTTAGACATCATGTAACACAATCTGGTCTCTTGTTATttgtgctatttttttttttattctcttttggcTAATTAATTGTCATCATATTTCAGGCAGAATTACTGGATCCTGCTGCGAAGGGGGGAACTCTTAATGTTTTGAGGTCGTGTTCCAAAACACCTTCTGTGCAGCGTGTGGTCTTGACATTATCTATGGCTGCAGTTGAGGATGATGGAATACTGAGGACGCCTGATGTTGAGGTGGATGAAGATTGGTTTTGTCACTCTGACTTGTTGAGGGAAAATAACGTACGCATCTTGTCAGCTAAATTTCATCGTCTCCTGTTTTATTTTCTACTGGTGCTGAGATGATCAACATGAGTTAGATCTAACCGTTCACTGTTAACCACTCCTTTGAAAGTGCTCCTTCCCGTTTTACATTTCCGGTTATTGACACGAAACGAGTTGGCCAGTTGGTGGAGGAGTTGGTCCATTTCATTTTGTACATCTCAGTGGTTTCCATAATGCCATCAACTTGGAAGTGGCTTTCTTTTTGGTCGTGAATGCATGATCTCTTCCTCTCATTTTCAACCCCATGTAGATGTGGTATGAGTATGAGCTTTACAAGACTTTGACTGAGGAAGCTGCCTGGGAATTTGTGAAAGAAGAGGGTAATTCAGCAACATTCAACATAAGTGCTGCAGCGATCGCAAATTTGATAAATGGTAATTCAGCAGTAACCGTGAAAGCTCTCcagattctagaattgttttgTGTTTCCACTGGATGGATCGTGCATGACTGCATTGACTTTTCCAATGTGGTGTGCGCGTGATTCCAACTCAGGTGCACCAACATTTCCAGATGAAAGTTGTGGATGGGTGGATGTCAAAGACGTTGCAAATGCTCATACACCGGCATTTGAAGTCCCATCAGCCCGCGGAAGATATTGCTGAGTGTATTCCACGCTACGATGGCGAGCCTTACACGCCGGTCTACTGGGTGTCCATGGAGAAAGTGAAAAGCTTGGGGATCGACTACGTTCCTCTGGAGCGGAGTCCGAAGGAAACTGTTGAAAGCCTGAAGGAGAAGGGATTTGTTAAATTCTGGCAGAAAATTTTGCCGAGTCAGAAATGTAAGTGGGAGGCTTTTCACCTTCGCGAAATACACGCCATCCTCCGCACGATAACTCATTAAAACTTCGAAATTTATCCCCTTGAATAGTCAACATAATAATCAGCTCTAGAGGCAATGTAACCTCGTAAAAAGCACAGTGACAGCAGGATTGGCCAACTGTAATCTGGCAACACGACAGAACAAAAGGTCACTTGATTGTAATATTGCCAAGTGCAGTCGAACGGTCTTCGAGTACGAGAatcctcttttcatttttcatttttcttttttgttattttttgtccCTGCATGGCAGTTCCCCAACGGACTAGCCAAGGTCGACATCAAACAtgtttagggtgtgtttgtttgcgtttctgtttaaaaattgttccagggaacgagaaatagaaaaaagtgtttacattccgggaacaatttttgaacaaaacaacgcgtttgataaaaacttgttaggaataaaaaataaacgaaacatgtttggtaaatttggataatttttttatttcttttattttttctattttttcttttttttttttttttcattttttttttttcttcttttggccggtcgccggccggcgagggtcggcctcgccttgatccgtgaggccgagcttgcccggcGGCGGCGCGCCCTCGCGGGCCACCGCCCGGCGGCGCCCAGACTCgcccccagatccggcgaggccgaggctcgccggcggctgggcgagctcggcctcgccggatctgggcgagatcgagctcgcccgggccggcgcgagtcggcctcgccttgatccggcgaggccgagctcgcccagcggccggcgagcgcggcctcgccgggccaccgccaagcgaggccgaggctcgccggccggcgggcgaggtcggcctcgtcggatctgggcgagatcgaggtcgcccaggccggcgcgaggccgaccctcgcccagctacggcgagcctcggcctcgccgtggtgCAGGCGAGGCCCAGGCCCTTGTcgtggtcgccggccatggcgggccggcgaccggccaaaagaaaaagaacaagaaaataagagaaaaagaaaaaaaaataagtgtttcttaaaagtgtttgaaacaagaaacacaaaatttgtgttttaactttgtttaactttttgttcccaggaacaaaaaaaaacgaaaaagtgtttaaaaacacaaacaaacggggccttagAGTTCGTTCCAAGCACCATCTATCATCAAATATAGAACTATTGATcctcaatatataaaaattgtcaCGATTTCCAAAGTTGAGTTTCATCACGGTTTATTTTTCGACATTCGAGGAGCATATGTTGGGTATCCGTCCAAAAAAAGTCTACGACCATAATAGTGAGAAAACAGATGATCAAAATCACATAAGTGAATTAATCATCCTACAGTCAATGTATATCATAAGAGCTCACTTGCATAGTAATCACCTATGATGCGGTGACGGATGATATGGGTTGGTGTTGATGAAATTGTCCAAGTAATGCACTAGCCCTGGAAGAGGATTTCGACGCGTGGATTGCACCGGAAAGGAAGAGCTTCCGCTTGGATGCGATTCAGGAGGAGAATTGCTGGTGAGCTGCCGAATAGGAGGCCTGAGACTTGCGGCCTGCGGGACCACACGTCAAACTTGCAGATTTCTTGCTGGCGGTCGTTGAGGCATTGTCGCCGTCACGGTCTGGCTTATCAAGGTTCTGTTCGTTCCTCTTCTTCAGTGGAACCTCAGATTTTTGGCCGGCGGTCGATGGGGCATTGTGGCCGATGCCATCTGACTGACCAAGTTTCTGTTTGCTCCTCTTCTTCGTTGGAAGAACGGATTTCTTGCCAGCGGTCAATGCGGCATTGTGGCCACCCCCGTTTGGCTGATCAAGGTTCTGTCCGTTCCTCTTCTTCAATGGATGATCAGATTTTTTGCCAGTGGTCGTCGGGGCGTTGTGGCCGTCTGGCTGATCAAGGTTCTGTTCGTTCCTCTTCTTGGGTGGAACGTCAGACTTCTGGCCGTTCTTCGGGTGCTTTGCATGCCTGGGCGTGTAGACCTTGCACAGAACCCACTCATCCAACTGCCACAATGCACATCCTCAAAGACATCAATCCACGCTATAAGCGTAATGGcaaggaaaattaaaatgtaaACATGAACGAAAGAATTCAAACCCTCTTGTCCTTCACTCCTTTCTTCCCGCCTATACTGGGGCGGTCCCTCTTCTCGTCCTCCTTCAATCTATACTCGTGCATATTCAAGGCTGTCCGGTCGCCTTGTCTTTTCGAGTCTCCTCGATAGAAGGCCAACGAGTTCTTGTATCCGATCGTTTTATTCTCCATCCGGACAACGCTTTCCTTCCTGGTCACCCTCCAAAACCCACCGGGCGAGCAGCGATTCGGCCGCGACCCGCACTGATACTTCCTGTCCCTCGGAGTGAAGAAGTACCACTCGTCCTCGTCTATGCCCGCTCCCTTGCGGTTCTCTGGAGAATCGCAGAAGGAGTTGCATCACGGTAATTTCTTGTGCATTTGCACATGATGGTTCCTCGTGAACATAAATGAGCGATTGCGCTGTCACGGAAGCGCGAGCTTGCACCGAGACGAATCCACACAAGAATTCACCGCGCAATTCAAGAAACGCCAAGAAAgtccaagaaagagaagatcaAACAGGCTCGACGAAAGCCAAGAAATTCAAAACGAAGAACGACCGAGCGAGAAATCGCATCTTCAAGCATGCATGCACGTACATAACAAACTGAACGGAGCCCGAGACTATATGGCGGTCGCGCATACAATGTACGTACCGATGAGCGTTCTGGGGTCGAACTTGTAGAGATCGACGTCGGCGAAGATGTCACTGACCGGAATCGGATCACCCGTGACTTTGGGCTTCAAGTAATGGATAATGAGCTCCTGGTCAGTGGGGACGAATGTGAACCCGATTGGAATCTTGAAAGGGAACTCGGCCACGGCCACGGACGATGGCCATGGCGGCGCCACTAACTCTCGGCTCGAAGACGGCGTGCATGCGACTTTCAGTTTACCGTCCACATGCATTCCTTTTAGCTGATCATCCCGATCACGGTTGTGGCTCTGATCGTTCTTCTCCATCGTTGGTGCCGCGAAATACAAAtggatcaaataataaaatagataggCCAATATATATGAATCCAAAATAACAGATCCTTTGAGTCGACATTCGGTTGGTTGCGGCTTTATTCGTTCAGGATGATTAACGGTTTACCAACCTAACaaccatcttctccttcttgatCTCGTATTCATTTAATAAATCCCCGTCAACTATTGGGCGAATTTTCGTAGCCGTTTGCGTTTAACATAATACAAAGCAGTCCTTAAGTATCAAACTAGCCcttctgggtttttttttttttttttgttcaccgaccaaaaaaacaagATGCCAACTGCTctaatacatacatacatatttatttatttattaacccATTATCCTATTTGGACTGATACGTCCGCAATTTCGCAAATAGATCTATAAAGATATTCGATAGATTGTAGCATTATATACAACTATTTCCCTTTGAGATTAGTGAAATGTCCGGTAAATTTTGAGGCATGGAAGTATCTTAAAGCTTGAACATTTCAATTGCAATTCTTCATGCATCTTGCCGGCATGAATTTACCCAAATGGTCACAATGGATAATTAACTCCTTCCTagttctctcctcttcctctcattttttttacatagttttcttcttcaacctccattttattttattttttttgctatttgGTTCTCttgttgttatttttattattattattattattattattattataattaattttttgctttCCTCTTGTTTGGAGAGGTTTTCTTTTCTGATCTAGTCTAGACCTAAAAGCTTCTCTCTCATATTTTGGGGAGGTTTTTATTCCAATCTAGTCTAGCCTTGGGGTTATTTGCATGTATAATTTTGGGATTTTGCTTCCCTCAGGTTTCCTTGGCGTACGAGTCTAGTTTCGAAGGGGATTGAAGAAGTTTTGTGAAGGtttcattttcacattttcacaGGCATTGAATCTCTGCTCATTCGACCTTTTACTCGAACGGCGATGGTATCAAGGACACCAAAACTAGATGTGCACTGTCAAAAGGCAAAACTGTAGTAATCTAGGTAGCatcgacacgcgacacgcgacacgcgacacgacatgcgacacgtcatttctcaaaaagtagagaattccgacacgttacgacacgttaaatattaaataaatatttttatatatacatgattaattattatatttatataataaatctatactaataacattaataaatttattcataaaaaattgaaaagacattttttttactttaacaaaagttatcgatgaaataattaactaaCGAAAGATTagagtcaaaataaatttatatttttctatgattatctaaatttatcattatttaatatctaatgcttttatttttgaaataactttttaacctgtctattcatttattttttagccttatcatgtattaataaagttatttaatgttattgtccaaaaaaaaaaaaaagttatttaatgtTTCATACTTCTTTTAGGATTTAAATGGGTCCCACCCATTTATTTCAGCATACGTTTTCTTCCCCCACCCTCACCCACCCCTGCGCGTGTCACTTCCCCTGCACCTGCGCCTGTCGCTTCCCCTGCACGAGATTTTCTTTTCCCCAGAAGCCGTCGACGCCtcgtctctctcctttctcttctccctAAAAACAGCCCAAAGGGCAAAAACCCTAGCAATCACCatatttttcctctcctttgctCGGTTTGACGTCTCCACCTCTCTCGCCGCTGCCTCGCCTCCGTTCTTCCCTTTGCCGTCGAAGCCTCGCGTCCAGCCCTCCATCGCGGTGTTGCGGTTTTTCATCTCGGCGTTGCAGTCGGCGGTCGCAACCGACCAAGACGATCAAGAAGGCTTCTCGGCGCAGTCGGCAGTCGCAGCCTTCTCCGGCGTTGCAGTCGGTGGTCGCAGCCCTCCCTCGCGTGAGCGACGGCTCCCTCacccttgcctccaccctccatcaccttcttccTTCGCACCTGCAGATCCGCCATCCGGACACGCTCCGACGCGCGTGTCGAAAAAAGTTGACCACGCGTTGACCGCGTATCCGAGCGTGTCCGAACGTGTCCGAGCGTGGCGgggtgtccgacacgacacggagGCCTTTTgaacgtgtccgtgctacctagGTAGTAATAGATGTACATCTCAGTGTACACTCATTATTGAAGATGGATTCCATAATCAGCTGTGAATTTTGGTTTAAAGTGATAATCAACGTTGTTATATggaatttgttttgttttgaagccATCTAGGATTTATCTTAATTTGCAGCTAAACTACATTGTATCTCTTTCCCCAAGCCttcccaaggctgaaagcccaaggcaggtgggtgggggctgccttgggctttcagccttctcgGTATGCTGAGAgctaaacttttttaaaaaaaatcttcccaaaTTGTCCTTGTTGACTTttcgtttttccctttttgtcctgactgttcttcttcttcttctttcttcttcgtgggCGGTTACCGACGAAGGGCACGCAgtcgccggcgaccgtcgcgCCCGCCACGCTGACCTGCCGTGCCACgaccttcgccgccgccgcgtgACCCTTCGACGCTTGAAAGCAAGACCCCGCTCAAGAGGTCgccgcggaggtcgcgaccgCGACCCATTTGGTCGCAGATCTAGTCACCAGCTGCGACCTTCGCGCTGCGACCAGATGGGTCGCCGATCGCGACCTTCAGACGACCTTCGCGGAGGTTGTGACGCAAATCTGGTACCGACCAGATCTGCGTCACCGGCCGTGCTTCAAGCGACCTCCGTGGAGGTCGCGACCTTCCGCGCTGCAACCAAATGGGTCGCCGACCGCGACCTTCGCGGAGGTCGCGATGCAGATCTGGTAGCGACCAGATCTGCGTCGCCGGCCATGCTTCAGGCGACCTCCGCGAAGGTCGCGACCCATCTGGTTGCAGATCTGGTCGCGACCAGATGTGGTCGCCGGCCTTCGACCTTCGCGCGCTACCAGATGGATCGCCGGCAACCTccgcggctcgccggatcaCCTACCCTTGGCCGGCGGTGACCAGTGAAGCCCTTGGCCGGCGGTAACCGGCGAAGCCTTGGCTGGCCAacgttccttattttttttttttaataataaaagcattttacaaatttaatttacccaaacactattttgcatAAGGATATTTCACAAtgactttcacaaataaatttaccaaacacactttcattttgaaaaacatcCTTTTAACTCAAAGCGCATTTACATTTTTTCAagacttttcccaaaagtcttcccaaacgcaccctaaaggGGAGCCTTGGTGGTGGGTTTCTGGGCCAACTCCCCTCCATGTATAGTCGGTGGTCGTCGTTGGGCCTGTTGGGCCCTCAGAGGTCGTGAGCACCCGCAAGGTTATGCCAGGCCAGATCCTTGatgccaaaaaataataataataaaatgttaTTTTGACCAGAAAATTTGCCCAATTAAAATGGTTTATAGTACAGTCATTACATGCAAAAGttgtttaattgattaattttaacctcaCTTGGGTTTAGGTTCCGAATCACTAAACTAAATTATGAACTGGACCCAAATTATTGCTTGCTAATAGTCTTAAAAAGCCCAAATTACAGTATATAGAAGCCCGAAAATAAGGATTAAATCTTCTTATGTTTTTGGATAGTATCTATTAAAAGTGTTGTGTGTAATTTTAATAACGCCTATTTTTATGATGGTTCTCTAGTAATTATCATAAACAGCTACCATCATCATAAGTGCAAGATGCCACACATCCAAAACATAACTTGCATCTCTCATAGAAAGCATCTTGCACTATATTAGTCATTTCTTATcagaaaatgtcaaatttctGGATTCTAATTTAAACAATAAACATGAAACTACGTCAATTAAGAAGGCAAATCGGATTTTAGAAAGATTCAGATATGAGAGTTCCTGTAATATTAGATGAGATCTTGTGAGagcaattctaaaaatttaggaaataattACGTGGGAAACCAACTAAAATTTTCACGTATACCGTAAGCCAAACCAACAATTAATCCCCTTTAAGAATATACAATACTTGTAAGAAATACCTTCGCGTTCGTGGGGTACCTTCACATCCGGACGGCCGACAGGGCGCCACGTGGCATGGCGCTTGGGTTGGCGTCGACGAGCGTCCGTGTCTTTTGAAATGGACATCGCGCGCGCTCGTTCTGCTGCTATAAGAGTACTCGGGGCTGCGCGCCAACTGCAGAGCAAGAGCaacctcctccccctcctcgtcgaagcgaagaagaagaagaagaagaaggagaatcgGAGGAGACTCTGCCGTCGTAGATGGAAGTTCATGCATCTGAAGTTGATCGAGGTTTTAGCAGCTGAGCGGGGTTTATCCGATTGTGGATGCTTTTGTTCCGACAAGTGGGCCTTGTAGAAAGgttctcttctgcttcttttccgGGCATTGCTGGACTATAGAGAAGTCCTCTCGTGAGATTATTGGTTACCAGATGAGGACGGTGAGAGGAATAATCAATCTGGATAAACCTTTTTCCTTTGGATTGGACATGCCGAATGCGAGGTTATATTCTTCCAGAACCGGAGTAGTTGTTCTGTTTCTGAGTTTGCATTGTTTTGCCAGCTCCGAAGACATTCCTCAATGAGGTTGAGATTTGTGCGGTACGCTGGTCATCTTTTATGGCTTGTCTTTGTTTATATTTAAGAGTAATATTGCAGCTGTTACTCGAACTCATTCCTGCATTGGTAGGCAAGGCGAATGGAAGAGAACATTCAGGAATCTTCTAAAAAGTTTCAAGATCTTGGGTTTGTTTTCTCGGTATTGTTACATGAGGTTTTCAAATCTCAATAACAGAGCCATGATGTTGTTTGACTCGAGCCGTTCTGGTTTATTGGTTGAGTTATGGTCATTGAATATTGCAGCTTTCCTTATATCCAAACTCCTCATTTGGAGTGATCGTTCTTGTCTCTCCAACAGATGATCCAGAAAAGACTGAACATCTGCTTGCACTTGATGGAGCGAAAGATAAACTTCAACTGTTCAAAGCAAACCTGCTGGAAGAAGGTACATTTGATCCTATTGCTGAGGGTTGTGCAGGCAATTTTCACGCTGCCTCGCCCTTTTATCATGATGTCAGGGATCCGCAGAATTGATACACTAGTCCATGGCTCCATGCAGAGtagtttttccccttttctattAGCCCTTTTTTACCAAATTTATTGTATTGAGGCCAACTAGCATGCTTCATGCTTATTCTGAGAGAGTAGGAATTTATTCAAATTAGCCGTGGCCAAGTTCATTAACATGGTCCCTCCTGTTTAGTTTTGTTAAACTTTAGCTTTGCCTTTGGATTACTAAAGGGAATCAAGGGCACCTGGAAACTGTAGTTGAAGTGACTGTACtcttctacattttttttttgcgtaATCCGGTATTCTCATCGAGCACACCTTTCACCACCTTCTACACAGGATTTCAAGTTGTCCAGCTTTTGAGTTCCCCTCAATTACATGCTTATTGTCGTTCCTTTCCCTACGCTTCCCCAATTTTCATCTTAGAGTTCGTTCCAAGCATCGTCTATCATCAAATATAGAACTATCGATCCTCAGTACGTTgatttttttcacaatttccaaaGTTGAGTTTCCTTCATGTTTTATTTTCCGACACTTGAGGAGCATATTTTGGGTCCGTCCAAAAAATTCTACAAGCAAGATGATAAGAAAACTGGATTATCAAAATCACGAGTGAATTAATCATCCGACAATCAATGTATATCATAAGAGTTTGCTTGCATAGTGATCACCTATGATGCGGCGACGGATGATATGGGTTGGTGCCGATGAAATCGTCCAAGTTATACACCAGAAAGGAAGAGCTTCCGCTCGGATGCGATGCAGGAGGAGGATTGCCAGTGAGCTGCCGAATAGGAGGCCCGAGACTCGTGGCCTGTGGGACCACCCGTGGAACGTGCAGATGCAGGAGGAGCCCATTGCCGAGAGCCCTGAATGCAGTCCATTATTGACCGTGTCGACTTGTGGGACCACCCGTGGAACGTGCAGATGCACACTGATCCGAGAACCCTGATGCAGTCCAAGATTGTTGACCGCGTCGACTTGCTGGCTCGTGTTGAGCTCGTGATTGGGCGCACTGATCTGAGAACTCTGAAGCGGTTGATGATTGTGGACCGCGTCGACTTGTTGGCTCGTGTTGACCTTGTGATTGGGCGCGGATTGAAGATGACTAATAGCCTTTTTCCGGCTTTGATTCTTCGATTGCTTTGCACGCCTGGGCGTATAAACCTTGCACAGAACCCACTCATCCAACTGCCACAATGAGCATTACAAAGATGTCAATCCATGCCAAGCGGGCAAGGAAAACTAAAATGTAAACGTGAACGAAAGAATTGAAACCCTCTTGTCCTTCACTACCTTCTTCCCGTCTATGCTGGTGCGGTCCCCCTTCTTGTCCTCCTCCAATTTATACTCGTGCATATTCAAATCCGTCCCGTCTCTTCGTCTTTTCGAGTCATTTCCCACAAAGGCCAATGACGTCTTGTATCCGATTGTTCTGTTCTCCGCCAGGATGACGCTTCCCTTCCGGGACGACTTCCAAACCCCGCTGGGCGTGCACCGGTTCCACCGCGACCCGTTCCGATACTTCCTGTCCCTCAGAGTGAAGAAGTACCACTCG
The nucleotide sequence above comes from Eucalyptus grandis isolate ANBG69807.140 chromosome 2, ASM1654582v1, whole genome shotgun sequence. Encoded proteins:
- the LOC104435693 gene encoding phenylacetaldehyde reductase-like, which codes for MSAAVGAEKTVCVTGASGCIASWLVKLLLQCRYTVKASVRHPNDPKKTEHLLAPDGAKERLQLFKANLLEEGSFDPVVEGCAGVFHTASPFYHDVKDPQAELLDPAAKGGTLNVLRSCSKTPSVQRVVLTLSMAAVEDDGILRTPDVEVDEDWFCHSDLLRENNMWYEYELYKTLTEEAAWEFVKEEGNSATFNISAAAIANLINGAPTFPDESCGWVDVKDVANAHTPAFEVPSARGRYC
- the LOC104435695 gene encoding NAC domain-containing protein 68, which codes for MEKNDQSHNRDRDDQLKGMHVDGKLKVACTPSSSRELVAPPWPSSVAVAEFPFKIPIGFTFVPTDQELIIHYLKPKVTGDPIPVSDIFADVDLYKFDPRTLIENRKGAGIDEDEWYFFTPRDRKYQCGSRPNRCSPGGFWRVTRKESVVRMENKTIGYKNSLAFYRGDSKRQGDRTALNMHEYRLKEDEKRDRPSIGGKKGVKDKRLDEWVLCKVYTPRHAKHPKNGQKSDVPPKKRNEQNLDQPDGHNAPTTTGKKSDHPLKKRNGQNLDQPNGGGHNAALTAGKKSVLPTKKRSKQKLGQSDGIGHNAPSTAGQKSEVPLKKRNEQNLDKPDRDGDNASTTASKKSASLTCGPAGRKSQASYSAAHQQFSS
- the LOC104430949 gene encoding NAC domain-containing protein 1-like, whose amino-acid sequence is MENNDQSHNRDRDDQGQRKVGVDPCTPSSSQELAVAAVAPPSKAEFPLENSPGLRFIPTDEELILYYLKPKVAGDPIPASNFFADVDLYKFDPRTLIENRMGAGIDGDEWYFFTLRDRKYRNGSRWNRCTPSGVWKSSRKGSVILAENRTIGYKTSLAFVGNDSKRRRDGTDLNMHEYKLEEDKKGDRTSIDGKKLDEWVLCKVYTPRRAKQSKNQSRKKAISHLQSAPNHKVNTSQQVDAVHNHQPLQSSQISAPNHELNTSQQVDAVNNLGLHQGSRISVHLHVPRVVPQVDTVNNGLHSGLSAMGSSCICTFHGWSHRPRVSGLLFGSSLAILLLHRIRAEALPFWCITWTISSAPTHIIRRRIIGDHYASKLL